In Rouxiella sp. WC2420, the following proteins share a genomic window:
- a CDS encoding sensor histidine kinase gives MAFLLVLLPLLVLAYQAYASLKHLSEQAAEINRTTIVDARRSESMTSIALEMERSYRQYCVLDDPTLSTLYQSQLRQYSQMLDAHAPILPDPRYNQNLRDLLTQLSSFKCENNSPIPDASRQLEEFSRSNAEMVQATREVIYSRGQKLQHAIAARGKFFGWQALVLFLLSGMLVLLFTRMIIGPVKGVERMINLLGEGRSPGSVARFRGPREIRALAKRIHWLSERLAWFESQRHEFLRHISHELKTPLASMREGTELLRDEIAGPLTADQQEVVAILNSSSRHLQTLIEQLLDYNRRLADIATDKEQVNLPEILHRVAAAHSLTARSKMIHTEITTDAAQCWAESILLVRVLDNLYSNAVHYGAESGNIWLHSWQEGARTYIDVANSGTPIPVDEQTMIFEPFFQGSQLRKGAVKGSGLGLSIAKDCIKRMEGKLKLVDVDYADVCFRIELPSNAGKT, from the coding sequence ATGGCCTTTTTGCTGGTGCTGTTACCTCTATTGGTTTTGGCTTATCAGGCTTATGCCAGCCTAAAACACCTCAGCGAGCAGGCGGCAGAAATCAACCGCACAACCATTGTTGATGCCCGACGCAGCGAGTCGATGACCAGTATTGCGCTGGAAATGGAGCGCAGCTATCGACAATACTGCGTGCTCGACGACCCAACGCTTTCAACTCTTTACCAAAGTCAGCTGCGTCAATATTCGCAGATGCTGGATGCCCACGCGCCAATATTGCCCGATCCGCGCTACAACCAAAATCTGCGCGACCTGTTGACTCAGCTCTCTTCATTTAAATGTGAAAATAATAGTCCGATCCCTGACGCCTCTCGCCAGCTCGAAGAGTTCTCGCGATCCAACGCCGAAATGGTTCAGGCGACGCGGGAAGTCATCTACTCCCGAGGCCAGAAGTTGCAGCATGCTATCGCCGCACGCGGCAAGTTCTTCGGCTGGCAGGCGCTGGTGTTATTCCTGCTCAGCGGTATGCTGGTGCTGCTGTTTACCCGCATGATTATCGGGCCGGTGAAGGGGGTTGAGAGAATGATTAATCTGCTCGGGGAAGGCCGCTCGCCGGGAAGTGTCGCCAGATTTCGCGGGCCGCGCGAGATCCGCGCGCTGGCAAAACGTATTCACTGGCTCAGTGAACGTCTGGCGTGGTTTGAATCTCAGCGTCACGAATTTCTCCGCCATATCTCGCACGAACTGAAAACTCCGCTGGCCAGCATGCGTGAAGGCACCGAGCTGCTGCGTGATGAAATTGCCGGTCCTTTAACCGCCGATCAGCAAGAGGTCGTGGCTATTCTCAATAGCAGTAGTCGCCATCTGCAAACCCTGATTGAGCAACTGCTGGATTATAATCGCCGACTGGCCGACATTGCGACCGACAAAGAACAGGTCAATCTGCCTGAAATTCTCCACCGCGTGGCGGCGGCACACAGCCTTACGGCACGCAGCAAGATGATCCATACCGAAATCACTACCGATGCCGCGCAATGTTGGGCCGAATCTATTCTATTGGTGCGGGTGTTGGATAATCTGTATTCCAATGCGGTGCACTATGGCGCCGAATCCGGTAACATTTGGCTGCATAGCTGGCAGGAGGGCGCACGCACCTACATTGATGTCGCCAACAGCGGCACGCCTATTCCTGTCGACGAACAAACCATGATTTTTGAGCCCTTCTTTCAGGGGAGCCAACTGCGCAAAGGTGCCGTCAAAGGCAGCGGGTTGGGGCTGAGTATCGCCAAAGACTGTATCAAGCGTATGGAGGGCAAGCTGAAACTGGTCGACGTCGACTACGCCGATGTCTGTTTCCGCATTGAATTACCCTCCAACGCCGGGAAAACTTAG
- the qseG gene encoding two-component system QseEF-associated lipoprotein QseG: protein MQTRLKLLLTSAILTPMLLMLSGCTHHHSKELSQPVEDVIPDSKVIDFRVAPCETLWALDDNATVTNSLYWLRAMDCSDRMSTAQANYQAALIPASGWANIFKQSILAAGAEPDLTQRRALLNSVNDYRGQMPGEIRPLVQMWRERESLQIAFEDEKARNARQQSSNEAKIEEMTNQQTALQASLDDTRRKLENLTDIERQLSSRKQLQSELPDNDSNVSGAGRGVSGSDKDTYVPAKTSQSK, encoded by the coding sequence ATGCAGACAAGATTAAAACTGCTGCTCACATCGGCGATTCTAACGCCCATGCTGCTGATGCTGAGTGGTTGTACGCATCATCATAGTAAAGAACTTTCCCAGCCGGTTGAGGATGTTATCCCTGACAGTAAAGTGATCGATTTTCGTGTGGCGCCCTGTGAAACGCTTTGGGCGCTGGATGATAATGCCACGGTCACCAATTCATTGTACTGGCTGAGGGCGATGGACTGCTCCGATCGCATGAGCACCGCGCAGGCAAATTATCAGGCGGCGCTAATTCCTGCCTCAGGATGGGCTAATATCTTTAAACAGAGCATTTTGGCCGCCGGGGCCGAGCCTGACCTGACTCAGCGCAGAGCGTTGCTCAATAGCGTCAATGATTACCGTGGCCAGATGCCCGGCGAGATCCGCCCGCTAGTGCAGATGTGGCGTGAGAGAGAGTCGTTGCAAATCGCCTTTGAAGATGAAAAAGCGCGTAACGCTCGCCAGCAATCCTCCAATGAAGCCAAAATAGAGGAGATGACCAATCAGCAAACCGCTTTGCAGGCGAGTCTGGATGATACCCGGCGTAAGCTGGAAAACCTGACCGATATCGAGCGCCAGCTGTCATCACGCAAACAGCTGCAAAGCGAACTGCCTGACAACGACAGTAACGTCTCGGGGGCCGGGCGCGGCGTTTCTGGCTCTGACAAAGATACCTACGTACCGGCCAAGACGAGCCAGTCCAAATAA
- the glrR gene encoding two-component system response regulator GlrR, which translates to MSARKNASLLLVDDDPSLLKLLGMRLSSEGFQVTTAASGEEALKLLRRERIDLVLSDLRMDEMDGMALFAEIQKHQPGMPVIILTAHGSIPDAVAATQQGVFGFLTKPVDRDALYKAIDEALAQSAPAGDDSWREQIVTRSPIMLRLLEQAKMVAQSDVSLLINGQSGTGKEVLAQAIHRTSPRGKKAFIAINCGALPEQLLESELFGHAKGSFTGAVNSREGLFQAADGGTLFLDEIGDMPLSLQVKLLRVLQERKVRPLGSNHDIDVNVRIISATHRDLPKAMEKGEFREDLYYRLNVVNLKLPALHERAEDIPLLASHLLREAAIRHKPFVRSFSTDAMKRLMAASWPGNVRQLVNVIEQCVALTSAPVISEALVEQALEGENTALPTFVEARNTFELHYLRKLLQITRGNVTQAARIAGRNRTEFYKLLSRHELEANDFKES; encoded by the coding sequence ATGAGCGCACGGAAAAATGCCAGCCTGCTGCTGGTGGATGACGATCCCAGCCTGTTGAAGCTGCTGGGCATGCGCCTTTCCAGCGAGGGATTCCAGGTGACCACCGCGGCCAGCGGTGAAGAGGCATTGAAACTGCTGCGTCGTGAACGCATTGATTTGGTGCTGAGCGATTTGCGGATGGACGAGATGGACGGCATGGCGCTGTTTGCAGAAATTCAGAAGCATCAGCCTGGTATGCCCGTGATTATATTGACCGCTCACGGCTCTATTCCTGATGCAGTAGCCGCGACTCAGCAGGGCGTATTTGGATTCTTGACCAAGCCGGTTGACCGTGACGCGCTCTACAAAGCCATTGATGAAGCGCTGGCCCAGTCTGCTCCTGCCGGTGACGATAGCTGGCGTGAACAGATAGTGACGCGTAGCCCGATTATGCTGCGTTTGCTGGAGCAGGCCAAAATGGTTGCACAGTCGGACGTCAGCCTGCTGATTAACGGGCAAAGCGGCACCGGTAAGGAAGTGCTTGCTCAGGCTATCCATCGCACCAGTCCGCGCGGCAAGAAGGCATTTATTGCCATTAACTGCGGCGCATTGCCGGAGCAATTGCTGGAGTCTGAACTGTTTGGTCATGCAAAAGGATCCTTTACCGGCGCGGTGAACAGCCGGGAAGGTTTGTTTCAGGCGGCCGATGGCGGCACACTATTTCTGGATGAAATCGGCGATATGCCTTTGTCATTGCAGGTAAAGTTGTTGCGCGTTTTGCAGGAACGCAAAGTGCGGCCGCTGGGGAGTAATCACGACATTGATGTCAATGTGCGGATTATTTCCGCGACTCACCGCGATTTACCCAAGGCGATGGAGAAGGGCGAGTTTCGCGAAGATCTGTATTATCGACTGAACGTGGTGAATCTCAAACTGCCCGCGCTGCACGAGCGAGCAGAGGATATCCCGCTGCTTGCCAGTCATTTGCTGCGCGAAGCGGCGATTCGCCATAAGCCGTTTGTGCGCAGTTTCTCGACCGATGCAATGAAACGCCTGATGGCTGCCAGCTGGCCCGGCAACGTGCGCCAGTTGGTCAATGTGATTGAACAGTGCGTGGCGCTCACGTCTGCGCCGGTAATCAGTGAAGCTTTGGTTGAACAGGCCCTGGAAGGTGAAAATACGGCACTACCGACCTTTGTCGAGGCAAGAAACACCTTTGAACTGCACTATTTACGCAAACTTTTGCAGATTACACGTGGCAATGTGACGCAGGCGGCGAGAATAGCCGGGCGCAACCGAACTGAGTTCTATAAGCTGCTTTCAAGGCATGAA